The Perca fluviatilis chromosome 17, GENO_Pfluv_1.0, whole genome shotgun sequence region cggaactggtgcgggaggtggagcgctaccggttagatctggtggggcttacctctacgcacaatctcggttctggaaccatactcctggatacgggttggactcttttcttctccggagttgcccagggtgtgaggcgccgggcgggtgtggggatactcacaagttacgccgctacgttggagtttaccctggtggacgagagggtcgcctccctatgCCTGCGTGTTGTGGGGGggaactctgactgttgtttgtgcatatgcaccaaacaagagttcggagtattcggccttcttggagaccttgagtggagtcctgaatggggctccagtgggggactccattgttctgctgggggacttcaacgcgcacgtgggcaatgatggagacacatggagaggcgtgattgggaggaacggcctccctgatctaaaccagagtggttgtttgttgttggacttctgtgctagtcatggattgtctataacaaacaccatgttcgaacatagggatgctcataagtgtacttggtaccagagcaccctaggccaaaggccaataattgattttataatcgtttcatctgatctgaggccgtatgttttggacactcgggtaaagagaggggcggagctgtcaaccgatcaccatctggtggtgagttgggtcagggggtgggggaagactctggacagacctggtaagcccaaacgggtagtgcaggtaaattgggaacgtctggaggagacccctgtccgacagactttcaactcacacctccggcggagcttttcgtgcatccctgtggaggctgggggcattgaacctgagtggacaatgttcaaagtttccattgctgaagctgcggcaaGGAGCTGTGGttttagggtcttaggtgcctcaaggggcggtaacccacgaacaccgtcgCCAGGTCAGGGatgccgtccgactgaagaagagtctttccgggataagttatcccagaggactccggaggcagttgcagggtaccgaagggcccgaagcgctgcagcctctgccgtgaaagaggcaaagcagcgggtgtgggagaagacatggagaaggactttcggtcggcaccaaggtgcttctggaaaactgttagtcacctcaggagggggaagcggggaaccatccaagctgtgtacagtaaggatgggacactgttgacctcaactgaggaggtaatagggcggtggaaggagcactttgaggaactcctgaatccgactaatactatgttagaggcagagctggaggatgatgggggatcgttgtcaatttcccaggcggaagttactgatgtagtcaaacaactccacagtggcaaagcccctgggattgatgagatccgtccagaaatgctcaaggctctgggtgtggaggggctgtcctggttgacacgcctcttcaacattgcgtggaagtctgggacagtgccaaaggagtggcagactggggtggtggttcccctttttaaaaagggggaccagagggtttagtgccaattacaggggcatcacacttctcagcctccctagtaaagtctactccaaggtgctggaaaggagggtttggCCGATAGTCAAACCTCatattgaagaggaacaatgtggattccgtcctggtcgtggaacaatggaccagatcttcactctcgcaaggatcctggagggagcctgggagtatgcccatccggGCTACGTGTGtttcgtggatttggagaaggcgtatgaccgggttccccgggagatactgtgggaggtgctgtgggagtatggggtgaggggggtctcttctcagggccatccaatctctgtacgaccaaagtgagagctgtgtccaggttcgcggcagtaagtcggactcgttttaGGTGAGgcttggcctccgccagggctgtgctttgtcaccaatcctgtttgtaatatttatgggcaggatatcaaggcggagtcggggtggggaggggttgtaGTTCGGTGgactggggatctcatcgctgctctttgcagatgatgtggtcctgatggcatcatcggcctgtgaccttggattcactggatcggttcgcagccgagtgtgaagtggctgggatgaggatcagcacctctaaatctgaggccacgGTTCTCAGATGGAAActgatggagtgcctactccaggtacggaatgagtccttaccccaagtgagttcaagtaccttgggtttttgtttgcgagtgaggggacaatggagcgggagattggtcggagaatcggcccAGCGGGTgcagtattacattcaatttatcacactgttgtgacgaaaagagagctgagccagaaggcaaagctcttgaTCTACCGGTTAGTTTTCGttctatggtcatgaaggctgggtcatgaacgaaagaacgagatccagggtacaagcggccgaaatggttttcctcaggagggtggctggcgtcccttagagatagggtgcgaagctcagtcatccgtgaggagctcggagtagagccgctgctccttcgcatcgaaaggagccagttgaggtggtttggggaTCTGGGAAGGATGCCCACTGGGCggctccctagggaggtgttccaggcacatccagctgggaggaggcctcggggaagacgcaggactaggtggagggattatatctccaacctggcctgggaacacctcgggatcccccagtcggagctggttaatgtggctcgggaaagggaagtttggggtcccctgctggagctgctccccccgcgacccgacaccggataagtggacaaagatggatggatggaagggaTGATGGTGGATTCTTTCCGCTTAAATCCAGAAGACTCTGAAAGAGCTTGGTAAAGACCCCACTtatgcctaccatacactagGAGACTTTGAagagactaaagtctgacaccatctcacagcTAAAGAaaatcatctcacatctaacattaaagactgtcataatatgtaaagactggaGATCTTGCAGGCTCACaaattgcaagactacaactagatttgtcttgaaaaatgtaaccaagctaCATTGCTACCGCTAGCGTTAACGGAACTTAGAGGAAGACGAATGATGGCAGGACCCGGAGGTTCGTGTTTATCCCCCGGCAAAGTTCCTGTTGTACGACACGCTTCAGAAGGGAGAAATGGGCAACTTTCTCTCTTGAGCGCTTAGCCTAGCGTGGAgccatagcaaccataaacaacactggctctagccgtttgctgcttcctgttggTGCTGGACTgagcgcacccattggttgttgacaatgttcacgtGATTTGACTTCAttaagaagacttaaaacttacgATAATATGAAACCCGTTTGATTTTGTTGAAACGTCCAGACGGGAAAACCACTGACTCTGACTAAGTTTTATGGCGACATTACACCAAACAATTGAGACGATGGGAGCACgccccaactctagcaagactcatGATTTCATTCTGATATTGGAAAATAGTCTGTGACAGTGGAATCGCTTTAAAAATAATTTGGTGTAAGGTCAGCATTAGCTGAGTGGAGCAGTCTTTAAGCACACTGCCTCTGAGCCTGTCAGGGCAAGGAGCTTTGTGTGGGTTTACTCGGCTCAGGACAGGGGCCACCAGCTATCTATGATGAGAACCTGGTGGGATGGACTGGTGAGGGTCCAGCTGGTTGGTGGGCTGCAGTTGTTGAATCGGCTGAAGAAGCTATTGAGCTGCTCTTCAAAAAGGTAATCACTGTAGGTTTGGGGGCTCTCCCCATCATGATGTTTAACCCCTGCCATGCCTCCTTATTACTGCATTCTTTCTGAATGCCCTTCTGTAGTTCCGTCAACCTGAGAGCGTCACCTTCTAAAAGAGCCTTTTTTTCTGAACCAGGCATATGTTCATGTCCATGGTGACCCACTCTTTGTTTGGATGTAGTGCGATTTGTTTAGTAGGAATAACAATGTCCTCACAGAATGAGATATAGGAGGTTACTATATTGGCCAGTAAATTAAAATCATTCCCACAATGCCCATAATGAAATTTCCCCCCTCAATGTCTTGTCTGCTTCTGCTCCGCTTCATAGTCATCGGATTCATACACCAAGCCTTAtagagctggctcaggtttgaCACACTGagatcctctctctttccatctgtgtgcattaaTGTTTCtgtaatgcttgttactaacttaggtACAGGGAGCTTATTGtctggagtccttatgtttacTCGCttcgcagttttccttggattggtGTGACACCTTAATCATGATTGCAGCtgccgccgtggtcctgctcgacaccctgctacaccctgcaatGCCCTGAACTGCAAACAACTATAATTTCTAATCTGCCCACCAAgggcctgggtctgtccgaggtttctgcctaaaaggaagtatTTCGCCACCactcaaggtttctgcctaataggaagtttttcctcgccactgtggCACTAAATGCTtgataactgttgttatgatttgatactataaataaaattgaattgttaAAAGTATATTCATTCCAAACCTGAGTGGATTTTTAAACTCTTTTATTGAGTTGTGAACTGTACTTTGGCAGCAACAGAATTACTTTCTGGTCCGAACAACCTTTAGGACCCATCTACATCTTTGAAAAGCCATGTCTTTGTAAAACTGTAGAGACTTGTTTCTGAGACCAACCTCATGAGTGTGGACAGCTTGTCAGCCTGGTTTCGTAGGGATCTAAAGTTTGACAGGGTGACGGCAGGTAGAGGTAGTCGGCTGTCCCTTCTCCTCATCCCTCCTCTAGACCCTCTTTTTCCAGGTATTCACCTCTGCTTGTTGCCACGTATTAACTCCAGAGGTATCTGGAGTTTGTGAGGAGGGATACCAGCAATGGCTTCAGATGAACGTGGCTCAGCTCCAACAGATGGTCCTGCAGGTAGGCGAGCCAGTGTCATTTTtcaacacgtttttttttatctgagttGAGCGCGATGCGATGTTGAGGCTTTGAGCGGGGGAGCAAAGACGAAAACAGCTCTATGAGCAAGGAGCGGAATCTCACCACACCACTCTGCTTACATGCTCTGGTCTGTGGTATGCCTTTTCAGGCGTGTCAGTATGGACGGAGATTTGTTCTGAAATGGTGCTAAAACGCTGGTGAGGACAGaccttgttttcattttataacGGTGGCTGTTTAATTTTCCTTTGCCGTTGAATTTCTGCCAGAGCTTCACCTTGTCCTTGACTTTGGTCTTTCTTATCACACTGATAACACTCCGCTTGAAAACAAACAGCTGCTCAAAGTTTAAATGGAAGGTGGAATTTCAGCCTCTTTCAACAGGTTTGTTGGAATTGGACGAAATTCAAAGAAAACCAGGAGTACGTGTTTGAATAAAGCAGCCACAGGGGTGTCAGCTGAGCTGAGAGACTATAAAAGGAcatttagcagcagctgtggaaCCATTCGTTCCAGTAGAGAGTCCATCATGAGGTGTCTTGTGTTTCTGCTCTTCGTGGCTGTGGCCAACGCCAGGGTTTACTCACGCTGTGAATGGGCCCGAGTGCTGAAGAATTATGGGATGGACGGCTACCGCGGCATAAGCCTGGCTGAGTGTGAGTATGAGCCTGTCCGTCTGCAGATACTGTCTGGAGCAGAAAATATTACTCATTTACATGCATCTTTATTATGACCATACCATCCTACTCACTAACTGTCATGTATACTTTTCTATGTATGCCATAAATTTGAAAAGGTTGCTGTACCGAACAATGTATTGTATAAGGTTAGAAatttcaatgtatttttttccacctttaaaGTAAGCCATTACTTTCCATTCAAAAATGCTAATCTGAAAATCTGCTAATTGAGTGTAAAAGTTTTACTTTAGCTTGGAACAAGATAGAGTAGGTAGATTATATTTTATGTAACCTTTTTATAAAGGTAATCTCATATTTATACtttagaccagctattcaatgaggaaggtatgttaagttttgaagacctgagatCTAGCTTTGAGGTTCCTAGGACATCTTTCTTCCTTTATCTTTGCTGAAGATCAGCCCTAACatgttatggagtgccatgggggaacagtcttgagatgcacccaatcgttaaatggcttgttgattctcctgtgagaggattagtgtccaggatttatgctaaactgatgcaagtatccgtaggagaactcccaatagtaaagaaatgggagtgagagctgagccctgaggggaacgtaattaattgggcgacagtttgggacaacatttcccactgttccaagaacccaaatcaccagcagatccacttcaacatatgccagaggacatattggactcctcagatgAGATACGTCTCTCAagtcattcctactccctatagGCACGTTCTGAcctgattgttttgttacttaataacgactctaaattacgcccgcttgggagacagaagaaaactTTGCTAGCCAgctcaaccgcaaccaagaaaatgatagctcagcgctgccCCCCActtgctttgtataaaacagtggtttgCGTACTtcctggacatagttatgcttgagctttctacagcaaggattaacaaagtcaggtcgactatagacctatggaaaaacacagcagcacaggtatcagtcctaatgaccacAACACCACAAGAATTAGCGGAgagcgactaggcaaggtgtgattttagttttttgtctCGAGACGGCAGAggatggggggtgggagagggtttttggtTCTTGTTCAAGTGCATTtatttgttctgtatgttgtatgttaaaaataaaaaaaaataaaaaaatgtatcataaaaaaataaataaaggtaatcTCATTGAGACACAGGGTCTCATTCTCAAGAGAGACCTATTTTggacaatacacaacatcagaTAAGATGATAATCATAAGGTTTCAACCACATCTCATAATCTTTAGTAGCGGACGAGTTGTCATGGAGTTGGCTTGTTTCGATGCCCAATGTTGACCTTTCAGACAGGGGACGTCTGTGGGTTTCACTGCCCAATGTTGATCTTTAATAAGGGGGTCTGGTTTGTTACTTCTGCAGGGGTTTGTCTGAGCAAGTGGGAGTCAAATTACAACACCGCAGCCATCAACCGCAACACCGACGGATCCACTGACTACGGCATCTTCCAGATCAACAGCCGCTGGTGGTGTAACAACGGCCGCGGCCGCACATCGAACGCATGCAACATTAATTGTAGCGGTCAGTGATGAACAACCACACCCAAAATCTTAACTACACAGGGACATTTTCCTCCTATTCTATTAGTTGCCATGTTTATGTTCATGTCGCCACCTAATTCTTTACGATGGTTAGGTTAATGCCATGCATGGTAGCCAGACGTTATTGGGTGTGCAAGGTTGTAAATTCCACTAGGATTAGGAGGGATTGTTTCAGGTCTCACGTGAGAAGTGAAGTATGTAGACTTCACTTCTCACTACACTACTTCCCCATCATTTAAGTGGAGATTGTTGTCTAGCTCGAGGAAAGGACTTGTGTCGATAGGTGGAtgagaggcaaattgtaaagtgcacacaaaaaaaacttgtaaaaagAAATTTATAAATGAAGTTCACTTACCAAGTGAAGCTAATATTACTGAGATTTTGAGAGGCTCTATTGTTCACTCACTGTGTACCACATGCTGTACTTCCACATTAATGTCCACTTTTTAAATTACTGTTCAAATCCAGATTTAATTTTTTCACAGAGCTTCTGACCGACAATGTCGGAGTGGCAATCAATTGTGCCAAGCGTGTCGTTAGGGATCCCAATGGCATCGGAGCCTGGTAAGATCTGATGATGATGTGACTGTTATGTGTTCACAAACCTTCACATGTGGAGAGATGGGTGATGTCACTCTGTCTGGTTTCAGGGTGGCCTGGCGCAATCACTGCAAGAACCGCAACCTGAGCTCCTACGTGGCAGGATGTGGCCTTTAATCAACTAATGGAACCAGAATATTCTCCCATCTTCAGCTGCATAGGATGGAATAATTTCTATTGGTATGTTTGATCCGACAGGAGTAAATCACAGTTACTGAAGCTAcggaagtctcttttaaaaCAAGACAATTCAAAACTTTACTTAAATGTATTAAGTTCCTACTTATACATGATGTAACTACTATCTAATCAGTGAAAACAAGTGTTTTGAGTTGAATTATGTTATCAAAAGCAACTAATGAAAcaataaaaagctaaaataaACTTAATGCATCACTTATATTCTGTTCACCAGTTCAACATCTTGCCAATTTGCAAAGGGCCCAAAAAGggtttctttgttgttgtttttatgtacAATTTTAGGAGTTTTATTTCCATATTTTGACATGGCACCTCTCTGTAGTTCTTAGCGCAATTTGAAAGTCTGTTAAACTTTTTTTAGTCTTgggtttaatttaattaatttaatttaaggtGGCTTTATTTAGAAGCCTCGCATTGATCACACAGAAACGCGCACCTCCCTCCTCAGGCCAACACAAGCTATTTAGTTAAGAGTTAGGgttaatcctaaccctaacctcacAGAAAAAAGTCAGAGATTTAGAATGAGAATACAAAAATGCTTTTGTATGAGGACCAACAAGGCCATTGTGAAACAATTCTAGTGTTCAGCTTTAAGATAATAAAACTTTACTTATGTTTTTAAATCAAGCTCAATGGCGAGTAAACAGAAAAAACTATAACTGTTTACTtgtaaggtatctacataaaagTGACATGACATTGTCATGAACacgacacagtcatgacacatgaaccctaaccctaactctaaccataacttgtcatgacaaaaaccgaatgacacttactaaatgaagtgttatgtcataaatgtttatgacttctttatcatgttaatgacacattcatgacagtgtcatgtcactcttatgtagataccttcaagtaaagtgtaaccgaaaaAATACACCAATCTAAAAAAGGTTTGGAAATATATGTTAACAATGAATATGTAAACCAAACAGTGAGCAgaaaaatgatgtacattaaTAATGGTAATACTGAAAGTAGTCAGTCTGAGCTGTCTCACAgctgttaaagggtaacttcaacctggaccccagaccgggctgcaatgtaaccctatggggaaAATGTACatcataaataattttttgccACTGAAAGGCTCATAGTATTATTGTAATTAATTCAAttcattatggaaaggatctctacagagatagatatttttaaaaacctctttaagacctgtttaaccagaaacagctctgaggtcgctagcgctaaacccaccagactccatttaaaaaaaactattttcacatgtaaatcgaaaacaatgtgtttatttcaaccaaaactagagttgtgatggttggaaaagtgaaaagacgactttgtttctgtcgactttgaatgaagtgtattttacgattgCTAAAACTAATGTTTATTtacactccattacagacagaataccagctgagatcagatgcattgttttttaaaccagttttcagattacattattgTTTGTTGGTGACTCTGCACCTCCTTAACGACCAGACAAGGTTTCATCCACAACGCCTGTCAAACCTGTAGGCCACCCTCCGCTGGTAGCGGAAAATGCTGACGGACCCAGTGGAAAGTCAGCTCGGCGGCCTCCCACCGTGACCTCGACCTCCGCCGCTCGGTGCAggattcttaaaggtcccatgacatggtgctctttggatgcttttatatagaccttagtggtcccctaatactgtatctgaagtctctttcccgaaattcagcattggtgcagaactacagccactagagccagtcccacaatgagctttccttaggatgtgccatttctgtgtctgaagctattgaggaggagagtgggagtggcaaggtggatggtgggggtgtggccttgaccaactgccacttttctcatttgaaagccatgatgtctctctctcatgggttggccaaattctctgggcgggcaaagcagagaaaggggaggtaaccttgcttgttatgacctcataacaagcagattccaaaacggctcatctgagctttcgttttctcaaaggcagagcaggatacccagggctcggtttacacctatcaccatttctaggcactgggggaccatagacaggctgggggaactcatattaatgttaaaaaacctcataaagtgacatgttcatgccatgggacctttaaagaggcCGTGCTTCATCACTCTGGGGGGCTTCCTCGACCAGACCTTGCAGGTAGTCCACCCTGTAGCTGGCTCACAAAACTCTCCTGTCATGCAGTTTAGTCCGTACACCTTCCTGCCAGGAGCCATCCGGCTCTCACTTTCCTCGTCCCCGTTTCGCCCCCCACAACTCTGAC contains the following coding sequences:
- the LOC120545791 gene encoding lysozyme C-like — translated: MEGGISASFNRFVGIGRNSKKTRSTCLNKAATGVSAELRDYKRTFSSSCGTIRSSRESIMRCLVFLLFVAVANARVYSRCEWARVLKNYGMDGYRGISLAEWVCLSKWESNYNTAAINRNTDGSTDYGIFQINSRWWCNNGRGRTSNACNINCSELLTDNVGVAINCAKRVVRDPNGIGAWVAWRNHCKNRNLSSYVAGCGL